Below is a window of Mycolicibacterium rhodesiae NBB3 DNA.
ACCGTCGTAGACGATTTCGGCCATTGACGGATCGAAGAACAGGCTCAGGTACACGCCGGTGAGCAGCAGCACGATGAAGCTGTACATCGCGATTTCGCCAAGCAGGAACGACCAGTGGGTCGGGAAGACCTTGTTCAGCTGTCGGCGGACCGCCGCTGATGGGTGGTAACGCGAATCGATCGCGTTGCCCTGGCCGGCCGCGATTTGGGCCATGCTCGGTGGTTTAGGCAGTTTTGGACTCAATTTGTTTGCTCCCAGAATGCCGGGCCGACGGGCTGGATGAAGTCCCCGTTGGCGACCAGGTAGCCGTCCTTGTCAATCGTTATCGGCAGCTGCGCCAGCGCGCGCGCAGCCGGACCGAAGATGGGTTTCGCGAAGTGCAACGCGTCGAACTGCGACTGGTGGCACGGGCAGAGGATGCGGTAGGTCTGCTGCTCGTACAGCGATGAGGGGCAACCCAAGTGCGAGCACACCTTGGTGAACGCGAAGAGGTCACCGAAGTTGAAGCTTTCCTGGTTCTTCCGCTTCACGACCCGAGGCAGATCGACCGGCTTGATACGGATCAGCATCACAGGGTTACGCACACCCATGGTGATCTCCGAAAGACGGTGGTGTGACTCGACAGTCGTGCCGTCACCGTCGGACTCGCGCCAGGGGAACACGGTCTCCATGCCACCTGCGTCGATGTCCTCGGGCCGCATCTTGGCGTAGGTCCCGTTGCCGGTCGCGCGAGCGAGGTAGATGGTCTCGCCCTTGAAGCGCGGTGTCCAGCCGGACGTCCACAGCACGGCCTTCTTGCCATCGGCGGTCTGCACCACCGGCTTCCACGGGTTCTTGATCAGACCACCGGCGAATGCCACCAGCGTGCCGAGGCCGAACGCGCCCATTCCCACGCCGAGCGACAGGCCGATGAGCTTGCGCCGCTTGATGGTCGACGATTCCAGCGCGTCGGAGAGGTTGGCTACCACCGTCTTTCGCTGGAGCTCGGGGGAGGCGCCGTCGTGGCGTTCCTGAATCGAGATCTCTTCGGGAATGAACTTCTTCTGATACAGCACCGCGCCGATGCCGATGGCCAGAATCGACAGCCCGAACGTCAATCCGTACAGCGGAGTGGCCAGGTCGTACCAGAGATGGTCGGGCTCACTCCCGCTGCGGTACTCCCACGGCCAGAACAGGAAGACACCCAGCAGCGCCAGACCGGAGAGTCCACCGATCAGGAGCCACAGTGCCACCAGGCGCTCGGCGCGCTTCTCGGCCTTGGTACCGGGGATGGGCCAGCGTTCGTCCTTGTAGACGATCTCGACCCCGTCGATCTTGCCGCCCAGCTCCAGCAGCTCCTCGCGCGACATGTTCGCGAGTTCTGCGTCGGTCGGCTGGCCGGGTTCGCCCTTCTGTCCCGGCGTATCGCTTCCCTTGATGTCGCCGTCGCTCATGCTCGCGCTCCGATCCACAGGGCCGCGATGACGACGGCCACTATGCCGATAATCCAGGCGGCCATGCCCTCAGACGTCGGGCCGAAACCGCCGAGGCCGTAGCCACCGGGGTCAGGTGCGGTGCTGGCCATCCGCACGTAGGCGACGATGTCGCGCTTCTCCTCGGGCGTCAGCTGCCGGTCGGAGAACTTGGGCATGTTCTGCGGTCCGGTCAGCATCGCCGTATAGATCTGCGCCGGGTTGGCCCCGGACAGCTCTGGCGCGTACTTACCGGACGACAGCGCGCCGCCCTTGCCGGTGAAGTTGTGGCAGGAGGAGCAGTTCAGCCGGAACAGGTCGCCGCCACGGGCGACGTCGTTGCCCAGCAGCGA
It encodes the following:
- the qcrA gene encoding cytochrome bc1 complex Rieske iron-sulfur subunit — its product is MSDGDIKGSDTPGQKGEPGQPTDAELANMSREELLELGGKIDGVEIVYKDERWPIPGTKAEKRAERLVALWLLIGGLSGLALLGVFLFWPWEYRSGSEPDHLWYDLATPLYGLTFGLSILAIGIGAVLYQKKFIPEEISIQERHDGASPELQRKTVVANLSDALESSTIKRRKLIGLSLGVGMGAFGLGTLVAFAGGLIKNPWKPVVQTADGKKAVLWTSGWTPRFKGETIYLARATGNGTYAKMRPEDIDAGGMETVFPWRESDGDGTTVESHHRLSEITMGVRNPVMLIRIKPVDLPRVVKRKNQESFNFGDLFAFTKVCSHLGCPSSLYEQQTYRILCPCHQSQFDALHFAKPIFGPAARALAQLPITIDKDGYLVANGDFIQPVGPAFWEQTN